TTTATACCTTTTTGCCTGATATCCCTTACTTGTTAACCATGCCATTAATGTGTAAGAATTTCCATCTCTTATTTGAGTTTTTTTTCTAGAAACTGATGGTTCTACAACTTCATCACCAGTTGGCACAATACATACTATGGGTTTTTTATAAACTTTTATTTTTGTTATTCCTAAACTCATTAAATTGTGAACATGTCCAATATTAATTATTTCACCTTTTGAAATTATAATATTACCCTTTTTTACGTCTTCGTCTTTTTTTAAAACATTTTCTCCAGGAGCTACAGATTTATATATTTCAACTCTTTTTCCAATTTGATTCGTATTTTCAACCATAACACATGCATTTGCCCCTTTGGGCAACATACCTCCTGTTGGAATTTTCACGCATTCTCCGGATTTTATCTCTTCACTATACTCTTCACCCATAAAAACCTCTCCAACAACCTTTAAAAACGCAGGATTGCCGTCACTTGCGCCAAATGTATCTTCTGCAAATACTGCATATCCATCTATTGTTGATTTATCAAATCCAGGCAAGTTTTCTGGAGAATATATATCATCTGCACTTGCAAATCCTATTGTGTCTTCTGTATTTAATTCAAAAGTTTCTCCATAAAAATTCAATTTAGATATGAAATTTTCATATATTTCTGTTCTTGGAACAAACTTCTGGAATCTTTTTTTCATGAAATTACCTCCTCAATAATTTTCAAATAAAGGAATAGATTTTCACCAAATTTTTTTTAAAAATACAATCATTTATCTTAATTCTTTATATGCAATAAAAATACTTCTATTTTGAATTATATCATTTTTCATTTTTTTTACAAAATCCTGTATTTTTTCTCACGAAAATTAAAATAAAAATAAAGTTTATTTTTTTGTCATTTTATTGTATAATTAAAAATAAAAAGATTTTTTCAGGGGGTGGAATTTTGAAAAGACGTTTTTATTTAAATAAAAAAGATTTAGAAGAAGCTATTAGTATTTATTTTAAGGAATTAAAATATTATTTTTCAAATGATGATGTAGAAATTATACATTCAAGAAATGCATTTAATAGAGTTACAGGGAAACCAATTTTTGCAAATGAAAATGTACCATCATACAATAGTAGCGCAATGGATGGTGTAGCTGTTATAAGTAAAAAAACATATGGTGCAACAGAATCAAATCCAATAATTTTAGAAAAAGGAAAGGATTTTGAATACATAAATACAGGTTTTCCAATAATCCAGCCATATGACGCAGTGATAATGATCGAAAATGTTGAAATTTTAGATGAAACCAGAATTAAAATACGAAATAGTGTTTTTCCGTATAAAGATGTAAGAAAAGTAGGAGAAGATATTTGTGTTGGTGAAATGCTGTTTCCAAGATATCATACACTAACAGAATCTGATATTTCATTCCTCCTAATGGCTAAAGTTTTTGAAGTACCTGTGATAAAAAAATTAAAAGTTTTACTTATTCCAACAGGAAATGAAATTGTTGAACCAGAGAAAAAAACAGAAGAGTTTCAAATACCAGAAACTAATTCATTAATGATAAAAAATTATATAGAAAAATTCAATGCAGAGGTTAATGTCAATGAAATTTTGCCAGATGATTTCGAAATTATCAAAAATACTATTATTTCAAAAATTGAAAATTACGATTTGATATTATTAAATGCAGGTTCTTCTGCAGGTTCAAAAGATTTTACATATTATGCGATAAATGAAGCTGGCAGAGTTATTATACATGGATTAAATATTAAACCTGGAAAACCTGCTATTTTAGGAATAATAAAAGGAAAACCCATAATTGGTCTTCCAGGTTTCCCTGTTTCGTGTAATATAATTTTAGAAGATATAATAAAACCATTGATATTAAAAAAGTCCAAAATGGAAATTTATTATGATAATCAGTTTGTAAATGGAATTTCAGGAAAAAGAATACATTCATCAATTACAGAAAAAGAATATTTGAGAGTTGGGATTGGAAAGGTTAAAAATAAATATGTAGCAATACCTTTAAAAAGAGGAGCGGCTAATATTTCTGCTGTTTCTAAACAAGATGGAATCGTTTATATAGATAAAGGTATAGAAGTTTTAGAGAATGGCGAAAAAGTAAAAATACAATTAAAAAGAGAAAAAAAATTAATAGACAAAAATATTTTAATTATAGGAAGTCATGATTTATTAATAGATTTACTGGCTGATTTTGTAAAAATATATGATAAAGACATAAATATTGTTTCTGCCAACGTAGGAAGTCTGGGTGGGATAATATCAATAGCGAAGGGATATGCGCATCTTGCAGGAATGCATTTGCTTGATCCAGAAACGGGAAAATATAATATCAGTTATATAAAAGATTATTTAGATAAATTTACACTGGTAAATTTATCATACAGAGAACAGGGATTTATTGTTCAAAAAGGTAATCCAAAAAATATTAAGAATTTTGAAGATCTAACAAAAAATGGAATCAGGTATATAAACAGGCAAAAGACAGCCGGCACACGAATTTTGTTGGATTATTATCTGGGAAAAAATAACATCTCTCCAGAAAATATACACGGTTATGCTGACGAAGAATATTCTCATGTAAATCTTGCCTTAAAAATCAAAAAAAATATGGCTGATGTTGGTTTGGGGATTAGAGCTGCAGCTAAAATATATGATCTGGATTTCATTCCTGTGGCTTTAGAAAGATATGATTTATTAATTCACGAATCATTTTTGAATGATGAAAGATATAATCTTGTAATGAAAATAATCACTTCAGAAGAATTTAAAAAAGAAGCAGAAAAACTTGGTGGATATATATTGAAAAATACAGGAGAAATATTATAAATACGTTTTTCAAAAAATTAAATTTTAATTGATTAATTATTAATTTTTGTGATAAAATATTATTGGGCAATACCCCTTCCGAGCCTTTATACCTAAAGCATATGCCATGGTAAAAGGCCAATGGGTATAACTGGAAACGGTTATGCCTCCCGTGTTTGGAAAGGAAGGAGAATAAAAAGGAGGGGTAAAATGTCTTTTAATGGCAAAATTTTAAGAGTTAATTTAACAGAAGGAAGTGTGAAAGTTGAGGAGTTGCCTAAAGATGCAGAGTTATATTTAGGCGGAAGAGGTCTTGCAACAAAAATGTTTTATGATGAAGTAGGCCCGGAAATCGATCCTCTTTCACCTGAAAACAAGCTATTTTTTGCTACAGGACCATTAACAGGAACAGCAGCACCTACTGGGGGAAGATACATGGTTGTAACAAAAGGTCCGTTAACAGGGACTATTGCATCAAGCAACTCAGGAGGGTATTTTGGGGCTGAATTAAAGTTTGCAGGTTATGACATGATAATTGTTGAGGGAAAATCTGAGAAGCCCGTTTATTTATCAATTAATAATGAACATGCAGAAATTAAAGATGCAGAACATTTATGGGGAAAGGATGTATTTGAAACTACTGATAAAATGTTGGAAGAATTTGG
This Marinitoga sp. 1197 DNA region includes the following protein-coding sequences:
- a CDS encoding molybdopterin molybdotransferase MoeA, producing the protein MKKRFQKFVPRTEIYENFISKLNFYGETFELNTEDTIGFASADDIYSPENLPGFDKSTIDGYAVFAEDTFGASDGNPAFLKVVGEVFMGEEYSEEIKSGECVKIPTGGMLPKGANACVMVENTNQIGKRVEIYKSVAPGENVLKKDEDVKKGNIIISKGEIINIGHVHNLMSLGITKIKVYKKPIVCIVPTGDEVVEPSVSRKKTQIRDGNSYTLMAWLTSKGYQAKRYKLVKDNPDEFKEAVKWGLENGDVVVISGGSSLGARDYSLSTIEYFGEVFYNGVQVKPGKPVIFGKTDEKVILGLPGNPTSFIVSSYLFLFPILKKITGYKEYLPQISNYVRVSTNVPSVQGRERFIFAKLENRENEFIAHPILGESGIASPFRMSDGIIRIPLGKEGLYKDEICEFYSLK
- a CDS encoding molybdopterin biosynthesis protein, producing the protein MKRRFYLNKKDLEEAISIYFKELKYYFSNDDVEIIHSRNAFNRVTGKPIFANENVPSYNSSAMDGVAVISKKTYGATESNPIILEKGKDFEYINTGFPIIQPYDAVIMIENVEILDETRIKIRNSVFPYKDVRKVGEDICVGEMLFPRYHTLTESDISFLLMAKVFEVPVIKKLKVLLIPTGNEIVEPEKKTEEFQIPETNSLMIKNYIEKFNAEVNVNEILPDDFEIIKNTIISKIENYDLILLNAGSSAGSKDFTYYAINEAGRVIIHGLNIKPGKPAILGIIKGKPIIGLPGFPVSCNIILEDIIKPLILKKSKMEIYYDNQFVNGISGKRIHSSITEKEYLRVGIGKVKNKYVAIPLKRGAANISAVSKQDGIVYIDKGIEVLENGEKVKIQLKREKKLIDKNILIIGSHDLLIDLLADFVKIYDKDINIVSANVGSLGGIISIAKGYAHLAGMHLLDPETGKYNISYIKDYLDKFTLVNLSYREQGFIVQKGNPKNIKNFEDLTKNGIRYINRQKTAGTRILLDYYLGKNNISPENIHGYADEEYSHVNLALKIKKNMADVGLGIRAAAKIYDLDFIPVALERYDLLIHESFLNDERYNLVMKIITSEEFKKEAEKLGGYILKNTGEIL